From Halotia branconii CENA392, the proteins below share one genomic window:
- a CDS encoding aromatic ring-hydroxylating dioxygenase subunit alpha: MKNFWYACEFSFAVTHQPKQIVMLNQRFVLYRNTQGQIVALKDQCPHRGAALSLGWVKDDCIHCPYHGWKFQADGQCIEIPSNAAGTSIPKKANVESYPVQEKYGFVWIFYGDLPAEQRPALPIFPEYMVSTMRPVYDQGIDNANYARLMEANLDFTHVIAVHRKSFGQRVPINKTIKYNVEKYDWGAVAKVKYESLGKSKSVLNFLLGGRPELKTRLSLYLPNVTLAEISIGRDESFDIKFGILVAHLPIDDNTTVVKRVLYRNIFPLPWLDGFFRKLDHKLAQEDTVVVATLNSQPMPKISAELHVAADALDITFRQLLQKHLAQSSPLQPNFVNEPSKTL, from the coding sequence TTGAAAAACTTCTGGTATGCTTGTGAATTTAGCTTTGCTGTCACTCATCAGCCCAAGCAAATTGTAATGTTAAATCAGAGATTTGTTCTCTATCGCAACACTCAAGGACAAATCGTAGCTTTAAAAGATCAGTGTCCACATCGTGGTGCTGCTTTATCTCTCGGCTGGGTTAAAGATGATTGTATCCATTGTCCTTATCATGGCTGGAAGTTTCAAGCTGATGGGCAATGTATTGAAATTCCTTCTAATGCAGCTGGAACATCAATTCCCAAAAAAGCTAATGTAGAAAGTTACCCAGTCCAAGAAAAATATGGTTTTGTCTGGATATTTTACGGAGATTTACCAGCAGAACAACGCCCTGCCTTGCCAATATTTCCAGAATACATGGTTTCGACTATGCGTCCTGTTTACGATCAGGGTATAGATAATGCTAACTATGCCCGTCTTATGGAAGCTAATCTTGATTTTACCCATGTAATCGCGGTTCATAGAAAATCATTTGGTCAACGAGTTCCTATTAATAAAACTATTAAGTATAATGTGGAAAAATATGATTGGGGTGCAGTTGCCAAAGTTAAATATGAATCATTAGGAAAATCAAAAAGCGTTTTAAACTTTTTACTTGGTGGGCGACCAGAATTAAAAACAAGATTGAGTTTATATCTACCTAATGTTACCTTAGCAGAAATCAGTATAGGTAGAGATGAAAGCTTTGATATCAAGTTTGGTATTTTAGTTGCTCATCTGCCAATTGATGACAATACAACTGTTGTCAAACGTGTGTTATATCGCAACATTTTCCCCTTACCTTGGTTAGATGGTTTTTTTAGAAAGCTTGACCATAAACTCGCCCAAGAAGATACAGTAGTAGTCGCAACTTTAAACTCTCAACCAATGCCCAAAATATCAGCAGAACTTCATGTAGCTGCTGATGCTTTAGATATTACTTTTCGTCAGTTACTTCAAAAGCATTTGGCACAATCTTCGCCATTGCAGCCCAATTTTGTCAATGAACCCTCGAAAACTCTGTAA
- a CDS encoding Rieske 2Fe-2S domain-containing protein — MLKNFWYACEFSFAVTNKPKQIVLLNQRFVLYRNSQGQVIALKDQCSHRGAAFSMGWLEGDCIRCPYHGWKFQADGQCIEIPSNATGTPIPKRANVESYPVQEKYGFVWLFYGDLSSQECPPIPPLPEYEDPTMHPIYLEYEMQTHYTRVIENALDPAHLHAVHANSFGAGFAQDPRVEDYVIQDENWGISAKITYKNYTKPKNGVFKSFFRPARTQLNATTSFYLPNITKIESDFGRGKMINYAVHIPVNPNTTISKRIQFRNFFTYSWADSLFVRFHHQVGWEDRIVTESQYPKFIPDTLSDEIHVPADALTIAYRQLRQKYLAMGWGLKFNKSESNNINCDQIRPVCASLVN, encoded by the coding sequence GTGCTAAAAAACTTCTGGTATGCTTGTGAATTTAGCTTTGCTGTTACTAATAAGCCCAAGCAAATTGTGTTGTTAAATCAGAGATTTGTTCTTTATCGCAATTCTCAAGGGCAAGTTATAGCGCTGAAAGACCAATGTTCTCATCGTGGTGCTGCATTTTCTATGGGCTGGCTAGAAGGTGACTGTATTCGTTGTCCTTATCATGGATGGAAATTTCAAGCTGATGGACAATGTATTGAAATTCCTTCTAATGCAACTGGAACACCAATTCCTAAAAGAGCTAATGTAGAGAGTTATCCAGTGCAGGAAAAATATGGCTTTGTCTGGCTATTTTATGGGGATTTATCATCTCAAGAATGCCCACCAATTCCTCCTTTGCCAGAATATGAAGATCCAACGATGCATCCTATTTACTTAGAATATGAGATGCAAACTCACTATACTCGTGTTATAGAAAACGCTCTTGATCCGGCTCATTTACATGCAGTTCATGCTAATTCTTTTGGGGCAGGATTCGCACAAGATCCCAGAGTAGAAGACTATGTAATTCAAGATGAAAATTGGGGTATCAGTGCCAAAATTACCTATAAAAATTACACTAAGCCCAAAAATGGAGTATTTAAATCTTTCTTTCGTCCAGCCCGTACACAATTGAATGCAACAACTAGTTTCTATTTGCCTAACATAACCAAAATTGAAAGTGATTTTGGTCGTGGCAAGATGATTAATTACGCTGTCCATATACCTGTTAATCCCAACACAACTATTAGTAAGCGGATTCAATTTCGTAATTTTTTCACTTACTCCTGGGCAGATAGTTTATTTGTGAGATTTCATCATCAAGTTGGTTGGGAAGATAGAATTGTCACCGAGTCTCAATATCCCAAATTTATCCCAGACACTTTATCAGATGAAATTCATGTTCCGGCTGATGCTTTGACTATTGCTTATCGTCAGCTTCGCCAAAAATATCTGGCTATGGGTTGGGGTTTGAAGTTTAATAAAAGTGAATCAAACAATATTAATTGTGACCAAATACGACCTGTTTGCGCTTCGTTAGTTAACTAA
- a CDS encoding plasmid partition protein ParG: MAQGEASIRVYLSPETKDRFKTICFFKGLNMSDVTAELIEDWLAKNNMDLPISQKNDPSPKSKKSGD, from the coding sequence GTGGCACAAGGAGAAGCTTCAATCAGGGTTTACCTGTCGCCTGAAACAAAAGACAGGTTTAAAACAATTTGCTTTTTTAAGGGACTCAATATGTCTGACGTTACAGCTGAACTTATTGAAGACTGGTTAGCCAAAAATAATATGGATTTGCCTATTTCGCAAAAAAATGACCCTTCACCTAAAAGCAAAAAGAGTGGAGATTAG
- a CDS encoding FdhF/YdeP family oxidoreductase → MLPKPKKYWTPQHWASWKPFGIGEQYPNNYWEVFRAIWLSRDQLPYTWNILNQGVCDGCALGTTGMKDWTLDGIHLCNVRLRLLRMNTMPAFDPVLLANVSQLQQQKSAQLRDLGRLPYPMIRERGEKGFRRISWDQALEVISDRIQATTPDRLSFYITSRGTVNETYYATQKAVRAMGCNNIDNAARICHSPSTAGLKAALGAGATTCSYKDWIGTDLLVFIGSNVANNQPVTVKYLHYAKKAGTKIVVINTYREPGMERYWIPSIVESAIFGTKFAEDFFLVNAGGDMAFLHGTIKNMIAYGWVDQSFIDHYTTGFEELKAFLESQSWEELERLSGASRYEMHAFAKMVKEAKTAVFVWSMGITQHEYGEDNVRSIINLALTKGFVGREGCGLMPIRGHSGVQGGAEMGCYATVFPGGKPITPENANSLSQLWGFEVPATKGLIAPEMIDAAHQGQLDVLCSVGGNFLEVLPEPDYVEDALKKIPLRVHIDIVLSSQMLVEPAEVVVLLPATTRYEIPGGVTETNTERRVIFSPEIPGPRIGEALPEWEVFLELARRVRPDLAEKLSFADTAAMRQEIAQVIPQYAGIQHLQVAGDQFQYGGSHLCFGWNFPTPDSKAHFGVLSLRQKELPEGCFLLATRRGKQFNSMVQERKDAITGAVREAVFINAGDAAKLGLKNGDRVVLKNELGELSGQVYVAPIQSGNLQVHWPEGNILLDKTKRSLEGVPDYNAVVRLVVCQPKNDGWRQAGEAGEAGKAGKAGEAGGEKN, encoded by the coding sequence ATGTTGCCTAAACCCAAGAAATATTGGACACCTCAGCATTGGGCTAGTTGGAAGCCTTTCGGCATTGGCGAACAGTACCCGAATAACTACTGGGAAGTATTTCGGGCAATTTGGCTGTCTCGTGACCAGCTACCATACACTTGGAATATCCTGAACCAAGGGGTTTGCGATGGTTGCGCCCTCGGAACAACAGGCATGAAAGATTGGACATTAGATGGTATTCATTTGTGTAATGTCCGGCTGCGGTTATTGCGGATGAATACGATGCCAGCTTTTGACCCGGTACTGTTGGCGAATGTTTCCCAATTACAACAGCAAAAAAGCGCTCAATTACGTGATTTGGGAAGACTTCCTTACCCCATGATCCGAGAACGAGGTGAAAAAGGCTTTCGCCGCATCAGTTGGGATCAAGCTTTAGAAGTAATTAGCGATCGCATCCAAGCTACCACACCAGATCGTCTCAGTTTTTACATTACTAGTCGTGGCACTGTTAACGAAACTTATTACGCTACCCAAAAAGCTGTGCGGGCTATGGGATGCAACAATATTGATAATGCTGCCCGAATTTGTCATTCTCCCAGTACGGCAGGATTGAAGGCGGCTCTTGGTGCAGGAGCTACTACTTGTTCTTATAAAGACTGGATCGGTACGGATTTATTAGTTTTCATTGGTTCTAACGTCGCCAACAATCAACCCGTCACCGTTAAGTATTTACATTACGCTAAAAAAGCAGGTACTAAAATTGTCGTCATTAACACCTACCGCGAGCCAGGAATGGAACGGTACTGGATTCCTTCAATTGTCGAAAGTGCCATTTTTGGAACTAAATTTGCTGAAGATTTCTTCTTGGTGAATGCCGGGGGAGACATGGCATTTTTGCATGGCACTATTAAAAATATGATTGCTTACGGCTGGGTAGACCAGTCATTTATTGATCACTATACTACTGGTTTCGAGGAACTTAAGGCATTTTTAGAAAGCCAATCTTGGGAAGAATTAGAGCGCCTTTCTGGCGCTTCTCGTTATGAGATGCACGCTTTTGCCAAAATGGTTAAAGAAGCTAAAACTGCTGTATTTGTATGGAGTATGGGTATTACTCAGCACGAGTACGGCGAAGATAACGTGCGAAGTATTATCAATTTAGCTTTAACCAAAGGTTTTGTCGGTCGGGAAGGCTGCGGTTTAATGCCAATTCGCGGTCATTCTGGAGTACAAGGTGGTGCAGAAATGGGCTGTTATGCCACAGTATTTCCTGGTGGTAAACCTATCACCCCAGAAAATGCTAATTCTTTAAGTCAGCTTTGGGGTTTTGAAGTACCTGCAACTAAAGGTTTAATTGCTCCAGAAATGATTGATGCAGCACATCAAGGGCAATTAGATGTGTTGTGTTCTGTGGGGGGAAATTTCTTAGAAGTACTCCCAGAACCAGATTATGTAGAAGACGCGCTGAAGAAAATACCATTGCGAGTCCATATAGATATTGTTCTCTCCAGCCAGATGCTAGTGGAACCAGCTGAGGTAGTAGTATTGTTACCCGCTACTACTCGCTACGAAATACCAGGAGGAGTTACAGAAACCAATACCGAACGCCGAGTAATTTTCAGCCCCGAAATTCCTGGGCCACGCATTGGTGAGGCGCTTCCAGAGTGGGAGGTGTTTTTAGAATTGGCTAGGCGAGTGCGACCAGATTTAGCAGAGAAGCTGAGTTTTGCCGATACAGCCGCAATGCGCCAAGAAATTGCCCAAGTCATTCCCCAATACGCTGGGATACAACATTTGCAAGTGGCAGGAGATCAATTTCAGTATGGCGGCTCACATTTATGCTTTGGCTGGAACTTTCCCACACCCGACAGCAAAGCTCACTTTGGGGTTTTGTCACTACGCCAAAAAGAATTACCAGAGGGCTGTTTTTTATTAGCAACACGCCGGGGCAAGCAGTTTAATAGTATGGTGCAAGAGCGTAAGGACGCAATTACTGGAGCAGTACGAGAGGCTGTATTCATTAATGCTGGGGATGCTGCTAAATTGGGTTTAAAAAATGGCGATCGCGTTGTGCTGAAAAATGAATTAGGCGAGTTATCAGGACAAGTGTATGTTGCCCCGATTCAGTCAGGCAACTTGCAAGTGCATTGGCCAGAAGGAAATATCCTCCTAGATAAAACTAAGCGATCGCTTGAAGGTGTGCCAGACTATAACGCCGTAGTCCGCCTAGTGGTCTGTCAACCCAAAAATGACGGGTGGAGGCAAGCAGGGGAGGCAGGAGAGGCAGGGAAGGCAGGGAAGGCAGGGGAGGCAGGGGGAGAAAAGAACTGA
- the aspS gene encoding aspartate--tRNA ligase, with product MRTHYCGELRKSHIGDTVTLYGWVDRRRDHGGVIFLDLRDRSGILQIVSDPQRTPDSYEQANALRNEYVVKITGRVTQRPEESLNSRIPTGEVEIYADKIVLLNGVRKQLPFQVSTADTENVREDLRLKYRYLDLRRERMANNMQLRHQVVKAMRRYLEDLEGFIEVETPILTRSTPEGARDYILPSRVNAGEWFALPQSPQLFKQILMVSGCDRYYQIARCFRDEDLRADRQPEFTQLDMEMSFMSQAEIIELNEKLVAHIFKTVKGVELNHPFPCLTYADAMERYGSDKPDTRYGLELVNVSDILKDSGFKVFRDAVANGGIVKILPIPNGNEAISNVRIKPGGDLFKEASEAGAKGLAFIRVREDGEIDTIGAIKDNLSAAQKQEIFSRTGAKPGHLLLFGAGDAATVNKTLDRLRQVVAREFGLIDPEKINLLWITDFPMFEWNADEKRLEALHHPFTAPHPDDLHDLKSARAQAYDLVFNGFEVGGGSLRIYQREIQEQVFEAIGLSPEEAQSKFGFLLEAFEYGTPPHGGIAYGLDRLVMLLAREESIRDVIAFPKTQQARCLLTDAPSSVDAKQLKELHVASTYKPKS from the coding sequence ATGCGAACTCACTATTGCGGCGAACTCCGAAAATCACATATTGGAGACACTGTTACTTTGTACGGTTGGGTAGACCGTCGCCGCGATCATGGGGGCGTGATATTCTTAGATTTACGCGATCGCTCTGGCATCCTCCAAATTGTCAGCGATCCCCAACGCACCCCAGACTCTTACGAACAAGCAAATGCCCTACGCAATGAATACGTTGTTAAAATCACTGGTAGGGTAACGCAACGTCCTGAAGAATCTCTCAACTCCCGCATCCCTACAGGCGAAGTGGAAATCTACGCCGATAAAATTGTCTTGCTCAATGGCGTTCGTAAACAGTTACCTTTTCAAGTTTCCACCGCCGACACCGAAAATGTCAGGGAAGACTTGCGATTGAAATATCGTTATTTAGATTTGCGACGTGAACGCATGGCAAATAATATGCAACTGCGCCATCAAGTCGTCAAAGCTATGCGTCGCTATTTAGAAGACTTAGAAGGTTTCATTGAAGTCGAAACCCCCATACTTACCCGTTCTACCCCAGAAGGTGCTAGAGATTATATTCTCCCTAGTCGTGTTAACGCTGGTGAATGGTTTGCACTACCACAATCACCCCAGCTGTTTAAACAGATCTTAATGGTATCTGGGTGCGATCGCTATTATCAAATTGCCCGTTGTTTCCGCGATGAAGATTTACGCGCCGATAGACAACCAGAATTTACTCAGTTAGACATGGAAATGAGTTTCATGTCTCAAGCAGAAATTATTGAATTAAATGAAAAGTTAGTTGCTCATATCTTCAAAACCGTTAAAGGCGTTGAGTTAAATCATCCCTTTCCCTGTCTTACTTACGCCGATGCAATGGAACGCTACGGTAGCGATAAACCTGATACTCGCTACGGTTTAGAACTAGTTAATGTTTCAGATATTTTAAAAGACTCTGGCTTCAAAGTCTTTCGAGATGCTGTGGCTAATGGTGGAATCGTCAAAATTTTGCCAATTCCCAACGGCAATGAGGCAATTTCTAATGTTCGTATCAAACCAGGCGGTGACTTATTTAAAGAAGCCAGTGAAGCAGGTGCTAAAGGTTTAGCTTTTATTCGCGTCAGAGAAGATGGTGAAATTGATACCATTGGCGCAATTAAAGATAACCTCAGCGCAGCCCAAAAACAAGAAATTTTCAGCCGCACAGGTGCAAAACCAGGGCATTTACTATTATTTGGCGCAGGTGATGCTGCAACTGTGAATAAAACTTTAGACAGACTACGGCAAGTGGTAGCTAGAGAGTTTGGGTTAATTGATCCAGAAAAAATTAACTTGCTGTGGATTACAGATTTCCCCATGTTCGAGTGGAATGCTGACGAAAAACGCCTCGAAGCATTACATCACCCCTTCACTGCACCTCATCCTGATGATTTACACGATTTGAAGTCTGCACGCGCCCAAGCTTACGACTTAGTTTTTAATGGTTTTGAAGTTGGTGGCGGTAGTCTGCGGATTTATCAGCGGGAAATTCAAGAACAGGTGTTTGAAGCCATAGGGTTGTCTCCCGAAGAAGCACAAAGCAAATTTGGTTTTCTTTTAGAAGCATTTGAATATGGTACACCTCCTCATGGGGGCATCGCCTACGGTTTAGATCGTTTGGTGATGTTGTTAGCTAGAGAAGAATCCATTCGAGATGTTATTGCTTTTCCGAAGACACAACAAGCCCGTTGTTTGCTGACAGATGCACCTTCAAGTGTAGATGCGAAGCAGTTGAAAGAGTTGCATGTTGCTTCGACTTATAAACCAAAGTCTTAG
- a CDS encoding recombinase family protein: protein MVFDSVWILGTSRSGKTTRLVEHFCSWLQNENHALETFYTKNRKEKADNHTLKPLYLPKVEPGVLVLAANDANRRILGDKIVTATLGKYPVRAKTPLGFFQDEVILFWPLLIQSLNLKAQFPVRLRPETEQELATKLWRSQLDEEILRRAGVNEYRLVRRILDLLQLAAYSNTPCEDIAEILQKGLQENAIDLEPEFLASLLLNWRNWCLERGLLTYGIITELYSQNLLSDRHYQQHLTQRYQAILADDIDDYPGVARELFDFLLDQGAVGAFSYNLDGAVRLGLGADPKYLEGLANRCQVESLSEPPLESLAPRLATSMVEIVTESMVMLSLPEMVQSIQTTSRAQLLRQTAEVIAHAIKSGQVEADEVAIIAPGLDAIARYTIVEILVKQNILVESLNDQRPLISSPVIRALLTILALVYPGLGRLVDRDAVAEMLVILSKKSDTSIEPSNQNTSQPSTDIDPVRAGLIADYCFVPHPEHPNLLPVTAFERWDRIGYAATTAYSEILEWLEKQRSQQELRLIPSPISLLDRAIQRFLWNGSNLPYDQLAALRELLETAQHYWEIDTRLRQTSPKQVGTEINTTIAEFIQLLRRGTITANPYPLSPIGPAKKAITLATIFQYRSSRKSHRWHFWLDAGSPLWAKGGAATLFGAPFFLQDRLGEPWTAEDEKLAEEERLRRILVDLLSRVSEQVYLCHSDLAVNGQEQLGPLLPLVHACVPYS, encoded by the coding sequence GTGGTTTTTGATTCTGTTTGGATTCTTGGCACTAGCCGCAGTGGTAAGACTACTCGCTTAGTAGAGCATTTTTGTAGCTGGTTACAAAATGAAAATCATGCTTTAGAAACATTTTATACTAAAAACCGCAAAGAAAAAGCAGACAACCATACGCTAAAACCCTTGTATCTTCCGAAAGTAGAACCAGGAGTATTAGTTTTAGCTGCCAATGATGCAAATCGTCGGATATTAGGAGATAAAATTGTTACAGCTACTTTAGGAAAATATCCGGTTCGTGCAAAGACACCCCTGGGGTTTTTTCAAGATGAAGTTATTTTATTTTGGCCTTTATTAATTCAATCGTTGAATCTAAAAGCACAATTTCCAGTCAGATTACGTCCAGAAACAGAGCAGGAATTAGCAACAAAACTCTGGCGTTCTCAATTAGACGAAGAAATTTTACGCCGTGCAGGAGTAAATGAGTACCGTTTGGTCAGACGTATCTTGGACTTATTGCAATTAGCGGCGTATAGCAACACTCCTTGCGAAGATATTGCTGAGATTTTGCAAAAAGGTCTACAGGAAAACGCCATAGATTTAGAGCCGGAATTTTTAGCATCTTTACTACTAAATTGGCGCAATTGGTGCTTAGAAAGAGGATTACTGACTTATGGTATTATTACCGAACTTTATAGTCAGAACTTGTTAAGCGATCGCCATTATCAACAGCATCTAACTCAACGCTATCAGGCAATATTAGCAGATGATATCGATGATTATCCAGGGGTAGCGCGGGAATTGTTCGATTTTCTCTTAGATCAAGGGGCGGTAGGAGCGTTTAGCTATAATCTCGATGGTGCGGTGCGCCTGGGATTGGGAGCAGACCCCAAATATTTAGAAGGGTTAGCCAATCGTTGTCAGGTAGAAAGCTTGAGTGAGCCGCCCCTGGAATCTTTAGCACCGAGATTAGCTACATCAATGGTGGAAATAGTCACAGAATCGATGGTGATGCTAAGTTTACCAGAGATGGTACAGTCAATACAAACTACCTCCCGCGCTCAATTATTGCGTCAAACAGCAGAAGTAATTGCTCATGCGATCAAATCAGGACAAGTAGAAGCAGACGAAGTGGCGATTATTGCCCCAGGTTTAGATGCGATCGCTCGTTATACCATAGTAGAAATCCTGGTTAAGCAAAACATTCTTGTCGAATCACTCAACGACCAACGTCCCTTAATTAGTTCACCTGTGATTCGGGCATTGCTGACTATTTTGGCACTAGTGTATCCCGGTTTGGGACGCTTAGTAGACCGAGATGCCGTGGCAGAAATGCTTGTAATATTGAGTAAAAAATCAGATACTTCCATAGAACCCAGTAATCAAAATACTTCACAGCCATCGACTGATATTGACCCAGTACGGGCAGGATTAATTGCCGATTACTGCTTCGTACCTCATCCTGAACATCCCAACTTGCTGCCCGTAACAGCATTTGAGCGCTGGGATAGAATTGGCTATGCAGCCACAACCGCGTATAGTGAGATCTTAGAGTGGTTAGAGAAACAGCGATCGCAACAAGAATTACGTTTGATTCCTAGTCCCATTTCTCTTTTAGATAGGGCAATTCAGCGCTTTTTATGGAATGGTAGTAATCTTCCCTACGACCAATTAGCAGCACTGCGAGAATTGTTAGAAACAGCCCAACACTATTGGGAAATTGACACTAGATTAAGACAAACATCTCCCAAACAAGTAGGAACAGAAATCAACACTACCATTGCTGAATTTATTCAACTATTGCGACGTGGCACTATCACCGCCAACCCATACCCACTAAGTCCCATTGGTCCAGCTAAAAAGGCTATCACCTTAGCGACTATCTTTCAATATCGCTCTAGTAGAAAATCTCATCGCTGGCATTTTTGGCTGGATGCTGGTTCCCCTTTATGGGCAAAAGGTGGTGCAGCTACTTTATTTGGTGCGCCATTCTTCCTCCAAGACAGATTAGGCGAACCTTGGACAGCCGAAGATGAAAAATTGGCTGAGGAAGAAAGATTGCGAAGAATTTTAGTAGACTTGCTTTCGCGTGTATCAGAGCAAGTATATTTGTGTCACAGTGATTTGGCCGTCAACGGACAAGAGCAGCTAGGGCCGTTGTTACCTTTAGTACATGCTTGTGTGCCGTATTCTTGA
- a CDS encoding proton extrusion protein PcxA, which yields MPTMKTSVFSQKIYLFLLSAYRWYLKTPERSLEEAYNAALQIKAIEDEHFNGNKIDFNSAIYSHSVMDYFESELKKQLKIVRMRLTEFRASRWFSNESHQKAAQKTGIEYPSPALILEKLQFIDEITNKYTNLNYAIIAPVEVNQPQMVKAEPIIAQPLQPKLSNTNQENIPKKRGKTNTTGILPRSILSTISRLQVELDPNSEQDVVQNFRQTQKRTIISIRFLLLLIIIPLLTHQISKVLLVGPLVENFRSSETVQIFLNTEMEEEALVELQRFEERMKFENLISDAPPLSSEDLENQMKEKADEIAKQFRVESANAIKNVFSDIFSVGAFIWLLLASKPSIAVVKDFFDHVVYGLSDSAKAFIIILFTDIFVGFHSPHGWEVILEGVSRHWGLPANRDFIFLFIATFPVILDTIFKYWIFRYLNRISPSAVATYHNMNE from the coding sequence CTGCCCACAATGAAAACCTCTGTTTTTAGCCAAAAAATTTATCTTTTCTTATTATCTGCTTATCGCTGGTACTTAAAAACTCCAGAGCGTTCCCTAGAAGAAGCTTACAATGCTGCATTACAGATTAAGGCAATAGAAGACGAGCATTTCAATGGTAATAAAATAGACTTCAACTCAGCCATCTATAGCCACAGTGTGATGGATTATTTTGAATCAGAGTTGAAAAAACAATTAAAAATTGTGCGGATGCGATTGACAGAATTTAGAGCTAGCCGTTGGTTCTCAAATGAATCTCATCAAAAAGCTGCTCAGAAAACTGGTATAGAATATCCCAGCCCTGCTTTAATTTTAGAAAAATTACAATTCATCGATGAAATTACAAATAAATACACTAATTTGAATTATGCAATAATTGCTCCAGTTGAAGTTAATCAACCTCAAATGGTTAAAGCTGAACCGATAATTGCTCAACCATTACAACCGAAACTATCAAACACGAATCAAGAAAATATTCCCAAAAAGCGAGGGAAAACTAACACAACAGGTATATTACCTCGATCAATTTTAAGTACTATCAGTCGTTTGCAAGTTGAATTAGATCCTAATTCCGAACAAGACGTTGTTCAAAACTTTCGTCAAACTCAAAAAAGAACAATAATATCTATTAGATTTCTTTTATTACTAATTATTATACCGCTTTTAACTCATCAAATATCTAAAGTTTTATTAGTAGGTCCACTAGTTGAAAACTTTAGAAGTTCTGAAACAGTGCAAATTTTCCTCAATACAGAGATGGAAGAAGAAGCATTGGTAGAACTACAAAGATTTGAAGAAAGAATGAAATTTGAAAATTTGATTAGTGATGCTCCACCTTTATCTTCTGAAGATCTGGAAAATCAAATGAAAGAAAAGGCTGATGAAATTGCTAAACAATTCCGTGTTGAAAGTGCCAATGCAATTAAAAATGTTTTTTCAGATATTTTTTCTGTTGGGGCTTTCATTTGGTTATTACTTGCTAGCAAACCTTCTATAGCAGTAGTAAAAGATTTCTTTGATCATGTTGTTTACGGTCTGAGTGACAGTGCCAAAGCTTTTATTATCATTTTATTTACTGATATATTTGTGGGATTTCACTCTCCTCACGGCTGGGAAGTCATACTAGAAGGAGTATCACGCCATTGGGGTTTACCAGCAAATAGAGATTTTATCTTCTTATTTATTGCCACCTTCCCAGTAATTTTAGATACTATTTTTAAATATTGGATATTCCGCTATTTAAACCGGATATCGCCATCTGCGGTTGCTACTTATCATAATATGAATGAATAG